One window of Dermacentor andersoni chromosome 7, qqDerAnde1_hic_scaffold, whole genome shotgun sequence genomic DNA carries:
- the LOC126535658 gene encoding uncharacterized protein: protein MCHPDSTWPEAIPAATLGLRATFKPEIQATPAELVYGEPLRLPGEFRAAPLSTTAMSDPTDSIARLRRTIAALRPSPAAHHCKAAPFVFKDLATCSHTFLRDDIVRRPLQPPYNGPYPVLLRDDKTFTLRINGNAVRVSIDRLKPAYTDSAEPGSTSAPADVHPRPPTSQPASVTKRSGLRVRCPDFYIP from the coding sequence ATGTGCCACCCGGACTCAACCTGGCCTGAAGCCATCCCAGCCGCTACCCTAGGTCTTCGCGCCACCTTCAAGCCCGAGATTCAGGCTACACCCGCAGAGCTCGTCTACGGGGAACCCCTCCGTCTCCCAGGTGAATTTCGTGCTGCACCGCTATCCACCACCGCGATGTCAGATCCCACCGATTCCATCGCCCGGCTGCGACGCACCATCGCTGCCCTCCGCCCGTCACCTGCAGCTCACCACTGTAAGGCCGCCCCCTTCGTCTTCAAAGATCTGGcaacgtgctcgcacacttttctCCGCGACGACATCGTCCGCCGGCCTTTACAGCCACCTTACAACGGACCCTACCCAGTTCTCCTTCGCGACGATAAAACCTTCACCCTGCGCATTAACGGGAACGCCGTTCGCGTCTCTATCGACCGGCTGAAGCCGGCCTACACCGATTCCGCCGAACCAGGAAGTACCAGTGCACCCGCAGACGTCCATCCGCGACCGCCGACATCGCAGCCTGCTTCTGTCACTAAACGCAGTGGGCTTCGGGTACGCTGCCCAGATTTTTACATCCCGTGA